TGAATCAAATTTTCTTGAAGCATTTATAGGCAACGCTTGTCATTTCCAATGCAAATGTGATCTAGGACCAACCTATGGcttgggaaagagaaggaagatgtCCTAGCAGAGCAATCGTTTATAGACGCTGCTAACATGAGATCCTCCATTGTGTTGAACAGGGGTGACTGCCTGTGAGCCAGATTTTGGTGTTGCTCATAGTGATTGACCTGGAGTAAGGCTGCTCAGCTGGTGCGAGCCGGGTGACACCGGGATTACCTTGTGTATGCAAGACCCTCATGGACTTGGAAAGCAGGCTCCAGCAAGGCCCTTTGCAGCTGGATGCAATTAGCAGGGGAGGGTAAATTTGACAGTAGGTAGCTTGGAAATGTCATGCTCTGTTTTGTGCTGTTATTTGTTTGCCAGGGCTCTCTGAGGTTCACCAGTACCATCCTTGGCAGGGACTGGCCTTTTGTTGTGCAAGCTGGTTCGGTTATGCCAGCTGTATAATTTGATGGCTGCTAATAAGCATAGATTTGCTGAAGTATTCCCCAAagtctttgctttgctgtcaaAATCCTCATCAGCGATTGGATTAGTTGTAGGGAATGAACAGTTACAACCCCAGACAGTGTATTATGTTAAGACAGATTGATGGGGTTTATTTAATCGTATGGTCCTGGTCACATCTCGATAGTGTTTTTCCTATGGAGGGAAATGCATCATTGCACCCATAGGTaccagaaaaaatactaaaaaatgcTTGATTTAATTGACTAGTGCCTAAAAGTACAGCAAATCAACTCTTTGTACCAAAACAAAATAGGTTAGGCTTTTACTTTACGTTATGCTAGCTCTGCATGTCTTTATGCCCAGATATCAGAGAAGAAGTTTGCAccttctgggctgcagggaagtATATGACCAAGTTTCTCACAAGGACTATCTTGGTATGGGAGGAAAAATTCAAGTCCAAAGCTCTGACAAGATGATGTGCCTACCCTGCACTCTCTAGTTCGTCATGGCTCTGTCATCAAAGGTCCTGCAGACATTTCACTAAATCAGACTAAGGCCTCCCAGGACGGAGCAAAAGGCTGTAAGACCTTAGCTAAAGGTTGCGCCAGGCATCAAGAGACAAGAGAGGTGCAGAAGACGAGAGACTggcattttctgctttacttaGGTGCTACAAAACGCAGCCCAGTAAATGTGGGGGAATATCTCTGATCTTCACTGTCCTGTGATGCCCAAAGCCATCTTTGTCTGAAATACAGCTAAACTGCTGGCTGGTGGCACAGGCTGGTGTGCTTGGGTGTGCAGAGGGATTAGCACTTGAACCTGCTCTCCCACCTTGTCTTCAGGCCCCAAGAAGACCTGGAGGTGTAAAACCACTCACCAGTGACTTGCTGTAACAGTTTTCCCTTGGGAGGACCCGTGGCCATTAGAAGCTGAGCAATTCACCGTGAGTTACTTTGCAAGtacacagcaaacacagcagttaCGAGGCATCTCCCCATGATTATGGGGTTGCTCAGCTTTAGCAATGCACCAGGGCAGCACAGGATCCCCATTTCATTACTCACCCTTGACCTGTTGGTGGGGTACGGTGAATTGTGGCCACACAGACAGCGGCAAGTGCAACCTGCAGTACTGGGGGAATGGGGTAAGTGGATGGCTCTTGGCTCTGGGTTTGCAGCTCCGTTACTGAGGAATGGCGGGTCTGATCCCACCTCCTCTGGCTTTAATTAATAGCAAAGTCAAATCACGCTGTTATGTGACAGCATGAGAAATTAACACCTTAAGaagttctgctgctggtggcacacGTGTTTGTTACCCACTGCCTCTCTCAGAGGGGCATTACAGaggaatattttgtatttaagagACGCTGTGTGTAATTACTTATGCACAGTTTTGCAAATCATTCGTTTCTGTTAGGTCCCCTCCCGTTGTTTCTCTTGCTGGCATCTGGCTTGTGTTGTGCATCTTCTGTTTCCATATGGGCATGAACAGAAAGTGCTCAGGGCTCCCTGAGCTGCTCTGACgggctggccctgcctgccagcagaaGGGAGGTGTAAGCAGAAGGGATCTCAGTGAAGAAGACGTGATGTGTCTTGGGATGACACTCAATGTCTCTCGGTGCTGTTGTTCCTGGGTATCTTGTGCCATTcccaagaattaaaaaagaaagaggagcaTTTTAGGAAGGAGAGGTCTCCAAAAGACTGCATAAAGGGGTAGATGTCCTATCCTGGGGCTGATCCTCAGAAAAGAGGCATCTTTTATAGCCTAGCTGAAGTCTCATCCTTCACCTCTGAGTTTACTCTTTCCCTACTTTAAGAGACAGAAGTTTTGCCATGATGCCTGTAAATGCTCCAGGAATGTAGGAATTAATGTGCTGGATCCAGCCAAAGGCCCATTCAAGCAAGGATCTTGAGTGAGGTGCAAGCCAGTGCCAGATGTTTTGCAAAAAGCCTCCACTACGGATATCTTTCACACCTCATTTCTTCCTCGTTCCCATCAGTTTCATGGCTGGTCTCATAGCAGTCTGTGTTGCTTCCTGCAGCCGTTCCCTCCCTGCGTGCAGCTGGTGAGGACGGGCTGTTGAAGGGCCTCAGCAAAGATGCATGGTCTTAATCCTGGCTCTCAGAGGTGGAAGGTGTCACGTTCACGTCCCACAGTCAGTGAGAGACAGTTTCTTAGAGCAGAGATTATTTCCTTGCCTACGAGACATTTTTAGAGAGGCAAAGAAATACCTTGAATTGCATGGAAAGTCAGCAAGCTTTGAAAACTTTGGTGAGATCATAACccatgaaaacagattttatagaacagattttttttctctttttttctgaaaggttgAGGTTTTTTCGTAGAATCAtgaacagtttgggttggaagggaccttcaaagtcCCTCCAGTCCAgaccctgccatgggcagggacaccttcagctggatcaggttgctcagagcccatccagcctggccttggatgttcccagggatgggccatcgggcacctctctgggccacctgtgccagtgcctcaccaccctccttgtaaaaaaaacaccttccttATGTTTAGCctgaatctcccctctttcagtttaaaacttttcccccttgtcctatcgctactGGCCCTACCAgaacttttgttctttttctcttcaaaacagGCAAACCCAAACAAGCGGAAGCAGTTTACATCAGTATACACTTCAATTTGGAGCCAAAAATCACTTTGAATCTAAATCTAGGTTTTCATTCCAATGGTTTTTGGAGGAGAAAATTTATTAGTCCAAATGAGCATTTTTCCATGTAATCAGCATTAACTGACCTGTTCTCTGATTTTTAACCCTTTtggcagcagagagaaacagctCTTTGCCCAGTTGTTGTCCCGGATGGGCAACCagagggctgggctgccctggcCACCTCTAGCCCCTGTGACGGCCGTGCTTCTCTCTTGCAGGTGCTCCTTTTCAAAGGTCTCAGCATCCCCATGCTACCTCCTGCCGCCACTTCCACCTGGGTCCCCAGCCTCAGCTCTCCACTGACTTCACCCTGCCTCACGCAGTGCAGCCCCAGCCGGGGCTGACCCCCCACATGGCCCCCGCGCACCAGCACAGCGGCCCCCTGCACCAGCCCCTGGCGCcggtgccagccctgcccttccAGGACGTGGCCGGACCCTCCTTCCTACCTCAGGCGCTACACCAGCAAtacctcctccagcagcagctcctcgAGGCACAGCAGCGCCGGCTCATGCCCCATCCCAGGTAAGAGGATCTTACTCTTCCAGAAGGATGCTCAGAATCTACCTCAGCCTCACTTCAGCAAGCAGCTCCTGCAAAATCCCAGCAATAAGTGCTGGTAACGTTGGGTTTTCTTCACAAGTTCATCTGGGTAGCCCCAAAATGCAGCCACCAgaagggaggctgcagggaaggtTGCACCTGCAGGTGTACCTTTCCCATGGGGATCCGTACAGTGCTCGGCATCCCAAGGTCACCTATTGTTGTCACTCGTAGGGTGACACACCTTGGTGTTACAGTGAACCTGTCCTGCAACAGCAGAGAGCATGACAGACCTCGTGCATGAGCTACCTCCTTGTAGCTGCTGTTTCAAAACCATGTAAGAGGTTGTATCCATCAGGTTTGCACATGGAGGGCTTTCTCCTCTTGGTGGTCTTCCCAGCTCTGTGAGGGAATGATGGCATTGACCTGCAGCACATTCAGCCACGGAAAGCAGCCTAAATTCAAACTGGGCTGATGACTGCAAGAGAATTACTATAACTCAGCAGAGGTGGAAATGGATGCCTGGCCTTGTCCTCCTGATTGTGTTTCTTGAGAGAGGGGTTTAGATAGCACGTAGGAGAGGAGTGATTTTTTTGGAGACATATGGAAGCTCTTTGTGGGTTGTACCCATGCACCAGGAATCAGAGGGTGAGTCTTTGCAATAATGCTTCATTTGGAAAGAATGCTACAGAGGGAAAACACTGTCTTTCCATACcctttctgtctgaaaattGTGTGTTCCTCTcatccttgttttgttttgcataaatTGGATTTTAGGTGTATTTAATGTTTAGATAATAATTGTGTAGCAAAGACGTGCAAGGCTGATGCACCAATGACACAAGTGTTTCTCTCTTAGTCATAAGCTGAATTCAAATAAAAGCACGCAGCCCAATTCCACGCAGAGGCTGCTTGGTAAATGCTGTTGGTATTACATTTGCAAGTGGTTTGTGATGTGGAAAAGGGCAGGAACCTCCTGCCCGGTCCCACAGactgtttctgaaagcacagctgCATCGGAGGAGGGTGTCAGAAACCTTACCGGTGTGGGGCATGAGCTCCCAGTAATGGGAATCTGGGTCgtgcattttaaaattgaagcCTCTGAACTGTGGCTGCATGAAAAATCCTTTATCTGGCAGTTCCCTGCTTTGTTTGCTCTGGTGTTTTCCTGTAGATTTGCTTTGTGATGGCTCCAACTGGTAAGCAAAGACTCGTCAGGGAGCAAGGGGTGTGATCCTGTAATGCAAATCCTGTTTGTGCATCCACCTTGTTTCCAAAAGTGGACACTGATCACGCAGCATGTGCTCTTCTCCTGAGCAGTTCAAATAAGCAATAAGCATGAGAAAAGACTCAAACCGCTGGAAGAACCTTGCTGTATTTTCTACCACTTTCCCTACCACTTTCCCTGCCAAGGTGGTGGAGCTGTGGGAAAAGGAGCTGTATCCTAGCCTGGCCCGTCCATCATGCAGAGAAATGTTGGCAAAGGCCAGCAAGAGTAAATTCTGCTTCCAGCTACTCCTGAGTAATCCTGTTATGAATGAGGTTCCCCAGGAGTTTATGGACTGCATGGGGAGACGAGACAACCTGCAGCTTCTTTATGATGATGGATAATGGCTGAGGCAGGGACATCTTTTATCTTGTGTGTTGTTTATGGGGCTGACAGTGGAGAAACATAAAATAGTGCGAAAGGCACAAAGCTGCTAAGGAAGAAGTTGTTTggtttcctccttttctttccatgctgCCACCGAATAGCATCTCCTGTAAACTGAGTGTATGTGGATGCCACAGAGGGTGAGAGTGGAGGTCTGTGTTATGTCCGTGGTGACCATGAGTGCATGACATAGCTCTGGGTTCCTCTTCCCATCATCCCTGACACCTGCTGGGACTCTTTCCTCTTGGACACAGATTCAGAAGCCCAGCCGCTTGGGTTTTCCCCTGGTTTATTGACACAGGCTGGGATCAGGAGCTGTATGTACCAATGCCCACTGTGTGGCTAACTGGCTTGCCGGTCTCCTTCCCGCAGGCGGGCTCAAGAGCGCATGTCTGTTCAGCCTCACCGTCTGCACCCCAGCTTTGACTTCAGCCACCAACTGCAGACTCCACAACCCATGGGGCCCCAGCCCAGGTATTTAGCCGAAGGGACGGACTGGTAAGTCTTCCACATTGCACTACTGCATTAAATGAGGTGTTTAAAAAGTCCTGTGAAATCTGTAAGGGTTGGTGGATGTCATCATGGATCAATGGTTTCGCGAAAGGTAATGGTTCATCTCAACACATACAAAGTGGGGAGTGTGCAATGGGATAATCATCTCTGGGAGGGCCATGAGTGCGTGCTAAAGCCTTTGTGCATGTATGTGATAACATCGAGGCATTGGTATTGCCCATAACTCTTCATCCATGGATGCAGACTGCAGCCAAGCATTAATCTTCCTGCTTCAGGGCACAGTCAGGATCTTTTTCCTGTAGACCAACATCTCTGCCTGAACTAGATCTTCTGCTGTCCACCAGGCACTCAAAACCCCAGtggctgcagcttttcctgtggTCTATATTAGGAAGCaccatcctgccctgccccaccctGCAGGGTGGTGTGGATGAACTATTTGTTCTTAATCCCACTGCAGTGTTTGATACCCTGGAAAATCGGAGCAGGGAACCgattgtttcattttcagagcagGTTTGGAGCTCTTGCACAGTGAATAAGGTATGGGGCCCTACTtggaagaataagaaaataaaagcttgctTCTGAGTAGCTGCTTGTTAGCTGAGCAAAGTCCATTCTGTGCACGGAACAGAAAAACCAGCATGTGAACATGTTATTAGAGACAGTCGCAATGTGTATGCACAAGGGGACTGAAATTAAATGGCACAGGAAATCTTAATTATGGCATTTCCTAACATCTGAGTGCTTCACTCTGCAAATGGAGAGTCCTTTTAACACAGGGAGGGATTTTCCCCCGCCCAGGGTAATAATATACAACCTAAAATGTGGCCAGATCCCTCTGCCATTTTCTTCTCAGGTGTTAGTGGCACTGCTGTGAGTTGAATCTGTCCGGGATGACATTGTTAGATCAGTTTGTAAAGTGGTTCATGTACCATCTGGATAGAGCCattctttctgcctctctttcGGTGCAGAGTGTTTAATTATAATCATTAGAAAGATCTGATAAAGCATCACTTTAtgttcccctcctccctccctcccttttcacCCTGTGTTTCTCCATAGCCTTATAAAACCTAAGGAGCCGGGATGACAGAAATCATatactgtgtatatatatttgggTGACTCATTTCCCCTCGGGGCACATGTACAGTTTTGCCCAGTGACAGATATAAAAACTTTCCTCTAATGTGTTACCACCGCATAAGCAGCAGCGGCGCTCACTCGGAGGAGGTGGGTGGTAGGCACCGTCACAGGAAATGGGGATGGAAAGAAGATCTGAAGGTGATCAGTCATCTTAGACAGCTCAACCTCGATTAAAATCTTCTGGTGAAGAATAAACAAACTCCCATTTGGTTCCTTAAATCATCTTCTGCATATGCATTTAGTGAAGACCATCCAACCTGTTACCCGGAGCCTTATCCTTCACTTTTCAGCTGTCAGCGGCCCGTGTACCGTAAGCAATCACAACTCTTAAACCTCATATCTAAGCACCAAGTTGTCCATGTAGCACAGGCTGGAAGggggtggttggttttggttttcttcagctaATGTGCTCTGCTTATTCACCCCCACACCCTGGGAAAACACCGTTCCATGCAGTATTCTGCTTTGCACCCTTCTGTAGACCCACAGCATTGCTTCAGGAGCCTCAACATCCAATTTTAAGCCTCTAAATGCATCTGTGCACAAACAGTTCAGCACTGCTGTTATCACAATTACTTGTGCAAGTTAATAATGGCCATTCATCTTTGAGAGATCTCTTCAGTCCTTGATTTCAAAGCACTCTGTTGATTATCATGTCTATTTTGCTGACAGGGAACATGGGGAGGCAGAGAGGAAGCGGTCAGGGTCATGCATCAGGCCTGGGAATGGACCCAAAGCCTCCCGATTTCCAGTTGAGCCTTCCATCCACCTGGGAACAGTCTTCAGCAACTGGATAAATATCCAAAATTGTGACACAGGGGCTGGAAAATGCCCAGCCCCGCAGATTCTTGCTCTGGTTGTGTTCCTGTCAGTCGCCTGCTGTGGTTTATCCTCTGCCAGGTTTTGTCTGTCTAGCACATGGCTAGCACGAGGTCAGCAAAGATAGTCCCTCTCTTTGCTTCGGCTTGGTGTGGGGGGTCTTATTAGGGGGTACTAGAACACTAGAGCTGCTGCCTGGTACCCAGGCTGTTCTGGGTAAAGGTTTTCTACATTTACCGTTCCCTCACATCCGTTATCTGCTGTTGAGCGAAAGTAATTTTACGTCTGGGTTGCTCCTAACAAGCCGCGGTGCTTGCTGCCACTGTCCTCCGCCTAGGGGAAGAGAAGTTGGAGGCTGGAATGGGAAGCCACCCCTGTGTTCTAATTAGCTTTGCTTTGGCAAATGTGAAGACAATGGTTGCTAGAGCACCGACTTTCGTAATCATGATAAAGTGAATGACATTCAAAGCACTTGTTTGCTGAGAGACTCTTTGGCTGGACAGAGGAGGGATGAGCTAATTGGATTATAAATGGAGATGCCGCGTTAGGTCTCCTCCCATCCCTCCACACGGCGTGGGGATGGGCTGCAGTTTGTGTGCTGCGCTGGCACAGCTGTGGCATTTGCCGGGATCTTGGTCATGCCAAGTCCTGGGATTGATCTGGGTTATTTTCCTGGAGGACAGAAGTGCCCAAACTCACCAAGcagagccccagctctgctggcccaGGCCAGGCTGCGTGCAGGCAAGCAGGACCTTTGGGTTGTCCAGCTTCATTGGTGTTGGCCTGCTGGTTGTGTGACACCCTTTCCTACAGCAGTCCCATGCAGAAATTTCtttaaacctttttattttctgtacaaaGAGCAGCTTTGGAGCTCCCTGAGGCTGGGTTCAGGTGAGGTGCAGTCTCCTACCATGACCTGGGCTGGGGTACCTCCAAGGAAAGCACAGGCACATCAAAAAGCCCCCAGATGGTGCCTAGCTGGCTCCTAACAGCTAGCCAGGATGGTTCAGCTGTGTGTTCCCTCTACTGGGTTCCTGCAAAATATTCAAGACAAAATGTAGCTGTCTGCAGTGATGGCAGCACAGACAGGACCTGGTCTGGCTGGGCTGAGTTACTGAGCCTGGGTATCGATCGGAGCCACCAAAACACTCTTGCTCTGAAATTAGCAGGCTGCACCCATGCAGCTCTTGACCTGGCTAACACAAATGCTAATTGGCATAAAAACAACCCCATACTCCTTTGTGCTGGCCCACATTGGAGAAAACTCCCTTCCAAGCAGTAGCATCACCCCAGGCTGAGGAACCCACCGCAGCCCAGAGCCCACCAGTGGAGGTTGCTGCGTGAGCATGATCTGACTTGCTGTGCGCCATGCAATAAAACCATGCAACCAAAGCTGTGTCCTCATCCTCACGCCCACAGGGACCTCAGCGTGGATGCAGGACTGACTCACGCCCAGTTCCAGGTCCGGCCGGTCCCTCAGCCCTATCAGCATTACTTAGCTACACCTCGGATGCACCATTTCCCCAGAAGCACATCCTCGACACAGATGGTAAGTGAAAACGCTTTTACCGAGAAATGTTTTATGCATTGTCTGCCAGAAGGCAGTCAAAATAAAGGCTGCTATCTTTCTATCACCTGTCTTCTGTGAATCACACTTATCTCCGGCCGTGGGAGGGAGTGTCTGAAAGGATAATGTTGCATCACTGCACTCTGGAttagggaaaggaaagaaaagctcagctgctctggaaaGATTCGGTCCATGGTGTGCAGCACCACGCTCACAAGCTGGTCTGCAAAACCTGGGCAGGATGGCAGAGACTCGGTagttattactgaaaatattattaatacGGGAACAAACTGTGGGCTTCCAGGACTTTTTGTATGCAGAAGAATTGGCAGTAGGTGACTCCCTTCCCTGGGCCCAGCGGAGGACCATCCCTCATCGCATCATTGCTCTCTACATCAGCCTTGATGCCATCCATAAAGGTTTTGCATGACCTCTTGCACAGCTGGAGATGGGGTCTGACAGGAAGATGGTCTGACTGGGGTCATTTGCTGGCCCTTCTCCTAGCAGAGTGCCGTATTTGGAGCTGAGCCATGCCCAGCACTCCTAAACCTTGAAGCATCCCCAGAAATCCCACAAGGGTGTTTTTCCCTTGTGCCCATAGTCACATACCCTGACACCCATGTACTGCAGTGAGGCTTAAGGAAATCAAAGCTTAGATGAAGACAGACCCACCCATttcaaactaaataaaataaaatctctttttaagCTAATCCATGTTGAGAGTTTGGAACCGCAATTTTATAGATGCAACAGGAATTATTACAACAGATAGtttattcagaagaaatgcaTGTTCTCAGTTATCATTTATAGGAGATCTATttaataaaacttcattttttggTTATTAAAAGGCTTCCATGGGGGAAGGTGTCAgtctgctctttcatttttaatttttaaagcactaGATTTAGATCAGGGTACACGATGGATTTCTATGTGCAGGTACAggtagctttatttttctccctcgCTTCTTGCAGGTTGTTCACGAAATCAGAAATTACCCTTACCCTCAGCTTCAGTTACTTGCTCTTCAGGGACTGAACCCAAGCAGGCACACGTCTGCTGTGCGGGAGAGCTATGAAGTATGTATCTTGGGGACTggaattattattaaatttttaagtgCTGGGAATCTAAGTGAGTTCTGGCATAACCTTGTAACGCTGTTTTGTGGCATGGCACTTGCATTGAGTCTTGCAGCAATTTTAGTCATAGCTGGGAGGTGAAGGGGTTGAGTGGGTTTGGTAGAAATTGGTTTACTCCAAGGTGCCTGGATCTGGCTTGGATTGACTCTGTCTCCCTTCATGTCTGTGAGAAAACTGCTCCATTTCTACAGGGTTTTGTTTCCCAGCCTGTCAAACTGAGCTCAAATTCCATcctaatttctgaaatattggATACTCAACTCTTTGCCTGAGCCCTTAGTTATTGATCCAAGTGCCAGGGCTCAGATCCATCATGAAAGTATGACTGATTTAGGTTTCATGGATATTTCCTCCGTggaaagggcaggagggagccttGGTCACCAGCAGGTagggtggggtggtgggaccTCGTGCCCCAGGAGCAATGCTGATGGTGTTTGCTGCTGatcctgtgctgcaggagctgctgcagctggaggacagGCTGGGCAGTGTGAGTCGGGGTGCCGTCCAGAACACCATCGAGAGGTTCACCTTCCCCCACAAGTACAAGAAGGTGAGTGCTCCAAAACCGTGGCATGGCTGCCAGCCCCTCTCAGCTGGCCAAGGGCTGTGGGCATGGAGCAGACAGAAGGAAGGACTTTGGTGGGTTGCAGTCCTCAGGGTTGGCAAACTGGTGCCATCAATCAAAATATTCCCCAAAATGGGGGAGGAATGTAAAATCCAGAATTAGTGCTTTAATATCTTGTGGGGGTCCCGGGCCGAAGTGGTGGTGTAGCTCAGCTGGCTGTTTCTCACTTCTAGGCTAGGAAGCTGCGGGCCAAATTTTCAAAAGGGTCTCAACCTTCTCCCACCCAGCGGGTGCAATTTCCCCCCTGTCTGCACCTGGTAAGAAAGTGCACATGCCAAGGGGGCTTCGTGCATGCAAACCCACCCTGTTCTGCATGCGAGTGGTGATGCCCACACGCCCCACCGTGAGGGTGCTGGCTCCATGGCGTGGGGGAGGTTGTCCTCCCCTCATTCTGCAAGGGGTGTCTCCTCTGTTGGAGCCGATCCCCTGCCCGTAAGGAGATGGGTGCCTCATTTTTGGGTTGTGCTAAGtagaaaatggggaaaatgcTTGCCTGGGCAGTGATTTCACATGCTGGTCATTCCCGGCTGAGCAGTGACAAGTGAGGATGTTGCATTGCCCAGGTTGGAAGTGAGTCAACTCCCGCTGCGCTTATCTCTGACTGCATCTCCAGTGGATccagaaaaatgacattaataGGAATGGATgtgtgggaggaagaggaaaggggcAGTGCTTAGCCTGTCAGCTCTTCCCATGGTGCAGCGTGGGGCTGGGCCGGTGGTCAAGTTGGAATGGGGCACAGTGGTTGCCCTTCCTGGCAGTGGTGGCCCCACATGATTTAGGGTCTCCAGGAGAAGCCTCCAGCAAAGGAGACCATCGGGCCAACCCCACTGCAAGGAGGATGGAGGAGGTGGTGTGGGGCTGTGTTAGGGCAGCAGAGGACTGGCTGCTCCTTGGGACACTACCACCAGCCAcactgccaccagccccaggagaTGTGCTGACCAGCAGCGTGTTGGTGGCATCCTCCCCTCACTGGCTGTTTTGGCTGGGCTGGCTTCCCCAAGCCGGAGGATCTGACTGATAGACGAAGCTCTTGTTATTTGCCTTCCTGCAACTACCCAGGCTTGCAATAGCATTAGAAAGTCAAGTCCTAACCAAATAATGTCTTGAACCTTGCTGTAGAGAAGACCACAGGAGGGCAAAGCTGAGCAAGAGGATGGAGAGGAGTCAGACACCGACGAGAAATGCACAATCTGTCTGTCCATGCTTGAAGATGGAGAAGATGTCAGGTACGATGTTCCCatctgctcctctgcctcttGATGCCATCTGAGTTGTGTTAATCGGGATTAACACTGCCGTGAGCTGGTGGGACTGTCCCTGTTCTTGTCCTGACAAACTCATTTGGGCTATTTCAAGGTCTGGGAAACCAAATGCTATTTAGATGGACATTGGTGTGGGCTGTAGGTACGAAGAactctgcagcaggaggaaggccAAGTTTTTATAGTATCTCCCAGGTTTGGATCACCTGCTTCAAGGCTGTGCCAATGGGCCAGGTGGCAAGTGTCAGAGAAGGATGGGTCCCAAGTCTCAGCCAGCCATCTGGAGCTCGGGGATGTCAACATTTGAGCTTGACAGATGACCAAAGTATGATAAAAGGGAGTGTGGGTTTGAAGGCCAGGGGAGTTCGGCTTGCGGCCAGGACAGAGCTGTTTATTGTAGAGTAAGTGAGGTTACTGTGCCTGCACAGTCACCATGAGCCATCCTGAGCCAACAGCTAAGCCCCAGTTATCCCTCAGATGTCCCCAGGCTCTTGTCTGGGTCAGATCTCTGCTTGTGACAGGGGATGAGGACAAGCAGTTCCAAGGGGCTGAGCTACCATggctgaaggagctgcaggtgggCAGTGCAGCTGTATTACCTGCCTCTGCTCCTCGCCATTTCGTTGCCTTAAACCATCAAGAAAAACTCTGATCCTCATGTTGTGGATCCTTGTGGTTCATGGTCCTTCCAACTCATGAGCGTGAGCAAAGAGATAACAAAGGTGATGTAGGCAAAGAGCAGCCACATtccctggggcacagcagccacCCACATAGGAGC
The Falco rusticolus isolate bFalRus1 chromosome Z, bFalRus1.pri, whole genome shotgun sequence DNA segment above includes these coding regions:
- the RNF165 gene encoding E3 ubiquitin-protein ligase RNF165, translated to MVLVHVGYLVLPVFGSVRNRGAPFQRSQHPHATSCRHFHLGPQPQLSTDFTLPHAVQPQPGLTPHMAPAHQHSGPLHQPLAPVPALPFQDVAGPSFLPQALHQQYLLQQQLLEAQQRRLMPHPRRAQERMSVQPHRLHPSFDFSHQLQTPQPMGPQPRYLAEGTDWDLSVDAGLTHAQFQVRPVPQPYQHYLATPRMHHFPRSTSSTQMVVHEIRNYPYPQLQLLALQGLNPSRHTSAVRESYEELLQLEDRLGSVSRGAVQNTIERFTFPHKYKKRRPQEGKAEQEDGEESDTDEKCTICLSMLEDGEDVRRLPCMHLFHQVCVDQWLATSKKCPICRVDIETQLGSDS